In one Pseudoclavibacter sp. Marseille-Q3772 genomic region, the following are encoded:
- a CDS encoding MetQ/NlpA family ABC transporter substrate-binding protein, translated as MRKRFAILAATAAAALALSGCAASGGEEVSNPGGEAELVIGASPVPHAQILEYVRDNLAEDEGLKITIKEFDDYVLPNQTLNDGELDANYFQHLPYLESEMKEKGYEFEHGEGVHIEPLRLFSSKVKSPDEIKDGATIAITNDVSNQARGLLLLQEAGLLKDITTESSVLELTAEQNPKNLQFEETQPEVVVQLVDDPKIDAALVNANFVFSAGLNPEEAILSESVDGSPYANVLVWKKGNDDPNVKKLEELLHSQEVKDYIKETWPNGDVVAG; from the coding sequence ATGCGTAAACGTTTCGCAATTTTGGCAGCTACGGCCGCCGCTGCGCTCGCTCTGAGCGGATGTGCCGCATCCGGCGGCGAAGAGGTCAGCAACCCCGGCGGCGAAGCCGAACTGGTCATCGGCGCTAGCCCCGTGCCCCACGCACAGATCCTCGAGTACGTCCGCGACAACCTCGCTGAAGACGAAGGACTCAAGATCACCATCAAGGAGTTCGACGACTATGTGCTGCCGAACCAAACCCTGAACGATGGTGAACTCGACGCGAACTACTTCCAGCACCTTCCCTACCTCGAAAGCGAAATGAAGGAGAAGGGCTACGAGTTTGAGCACGGCGAGGGTGTGCACATTGAGCCGCTGCGCCTGTTCTCCTCGAAGGTGAAGTCGCCGGACGAAATCAAGGACGGCGCCACCATCGCGATCACCAATGACGTATCGAACCAGGCTCGCGGCCTACTGCTGCTTCAGGAAGCCGGCCTGCTCAAGGACATCACCACCGAAAGCTCGGTACTTGAGCTGACGGCAGAGCAGAACCCGAAGAACCTGCAGTTCGAAGAGACTCAGCCCGAGGTTGTTGTGCAGCTCGTTGACGACCCGAAGATTGATGCCGCACTGGTGAACGCAAACTTCGTGTTCTCCGCGGGCCTCAACCCTGAGGAAGCGATTCTGTCGGAGAGTGTTGACGGCAGCCCGTACGCAAACGTACTCGTTTGGAAGAAGGGCAATGACGACCCGAACGTAAAGAAGCTTGAAGAACTGCTGCACTCGCAGGAGGTTAAGGACTACATCAAGGAGACCTGGCCGAACGGCGACGTCGTAGCCGGCTAG
- a CDS encoding fumarylacetoacetate hydrolase family protein, whose translation MKFARYEYQGQLAFGLLDESTQEFVRLEGDPLYAGFNTVDERVPADAVRLLAPVIPRSKVVGFGRNYAAHAEELGNTVPEAPLMFLKPNTSIIGPGHPIVLPEQSQRVDLEAELAVVIGKVARSVPAERAAEVIFGYTVANDVTARDLQSSDDQWTRAKGFDSFCPLGPYIDTEFDPSSGAIGSQINGETKQEGDLSLMERSVAELVEYASSVFTLLPGDVLLTGTPAGVAPLSAGDEVVCAISGLGQLRNPVVAAGA comes from the coding sequence ATGAAGTTTGCGCGCTACGAATATCAAGGTCAGCTGGCCTTTGGTCTGCTCGACGAATCCACCCAAGAGTTTGTGCGGCTTGAGGGAGATCCGCTCTACGCCGGGTTCAACACCGTTGATGAACGAGTCCCGGCGGATGCGGTGCGTCTGCTCGCGCCGGTTATTCCGCGTTCAAAGGTGGTTGGGTTCGGGCGAAACTACGCCGCTCACGCCGAAGAGCTTGGTAACACTGTGCCGGAGGCGCCGCTGATGTTCTTGAAGCCGAACACTTCGATTATCGGGCCGGGGCACCCGATTGTGTTGCCGGAGCAGTCGCAGCGCGTGGATCTGGAGGCCGAGCTTGCGGTGGTGATTGGTAAGGTCGCTCGTTCGGTGCCAGCCGAGCGCGCAGCCGAAGTGATTTTTGGCTACACAGTTGCGAACGATGTGACGGCCCGTGATTTGCAGTCCAGTGATGATCAGTGGACTCGCGCCAAGGGCTTCGACTCGTTCTGCCCCCTCGGCCCCTATATCGACACCGAATTTGATCCGTCCTCGGGCGCGATCGGTAGCCAGATCAATGGGGAGACCAAGCAGGAGGGTGATCTCTCACTAATGGAGCGTTCAGTGGCCGAACTGGTTGAGTACGCGTCGAGTGTGTTTACGCTGCTTCCCGGAGACGTGCTGCTGACGGGAACCCCCGCAGGGGTAGCGCCGCTGAGCGCGGGAGACGAGGTCGTGTGTGCGATTTCGGGACTCGGCCAGCTGCGCAACCCGGTGGTTGCTGCCGGCGCATAG
- a CDS encoding APC family permease has product MSESSTKTRSGALTPGSKGLSVGKVGVLGGAVIGISTVAPAYTLTSGLGPTVSVVGLQTPAILLIGFIPMLLVLFGYRELNRAIPDSGTSFTWGSRAFGPWIGWMSGWGLISATVLVLSNLAAVATDFFFILLGQIFRSPELASLPAENLLVNILVTTVFVIVAAYVGYRGIEATERVQWGLVVLQLIVMVWYGISAVISANSGNAFDYTEFDVSWLNPGAVEGGLSTIVAGVSLSIFMFWGWDTVITMNEETRDPKRTPAQASVVTIVSIVSLYLLVTIGTLMWSGIGEGELGAGNPANQESIFAVLAPEIMGPFAILMSIAILTSSLSSLNATMVSPARTLLAMGYYQALPKSMAKISPRYKSPATATFWAAGASIVFYIVMRLLSENALWDTITALGMMVCFYYGVTGLAAVWYFRKSWFTSVRNFFMRLLLPLLGGLSLMYMFVLTCVDSMKPDYGSGSAIFATHYNAEGIAQDGIGLVFVLGIGVLLLGVIIMIAMRFYDPTFFRGETIEVSEYERDQVEGVEVLPE; this is encoded by the coding sequence ATGTCCGAATCTTCGACGAAGACGCGCAGTGGCGCGTTGACTCCCGGCTCAAAGGGGCTCAGTGTCGGCAAGGTTGGTGTGCTCGGCGGGGCCGTTATTGGTATCTCCACCGTCGCCCCTGCCTACACACTGACCTCCGGTCTTGGCCCCACTGTTTCGGTCGTGGGGCTACAAACCCCCGCGATCTTGCTCATCGGGTTCATCCCGATGCTGCTGGTGCTGTTCGGGTATCGCGAACTCAACCGTGCGATTCCCGACTCGGGAACCTCCTTCACCTGGGGTTCGCGGGCCTTCGGCCCGTGGATCGGTTGGATGAGCGGATGGGGACTGATCTCGGCAACGGTGCTTGTGCTCTCGAACCTGGCCGCCGTCGCGACTGATTTCTTCTTCATCCTGCTGGGACAGATCTTCCGCAGTCCCGAGCTCGCGTCGCTGCCGGCCGAGAACCTGCTGGTTAACATCCTCGTCACCACCGTCTTTGTCATCGTGGCGGCATACGTCGGTTACCGCGGTATCGAGGCGACCGAACGCGTGCAGTGGGGCCTGGTCGTACTGCAGCTGATCGTCATGGTTTGGTACGGCATCTCCGCGGTCATCTCGGCCAATAGTGGGAATGCCTTCGACTACACCGAGTTCGATGTGTCATGGCTGAACCCCGGTGCCGTTGAGGGCGGTCTGTCCACGATCGTCGCCGGCGTATCGCTGTCCATCTTCATGTTCTGGGGATGGGACACGGTGATCACGATGAACGAAGAGACCCGTGACCCCAAGCGCACACCAGCGCAGGCGTCGGTGGTTACGATCGTCTCCATCGTGTCGCTGTACCTGCTGGTGACCATCGGCACGTTGATGTGGTCGGGTATTGGTGAGGGTGAGCTCGGCGCCGGTAACCCCGCCAACCAGGAATCTATCTTTGCCGTGCTCGCACCGGAAATCATGGGGCCGTTCGCGATCTTGATGTCGATCGCGATTCTGACCTCATCCCTGTCGTCGCTAAACGCCACCATGGTGTCGCCGGCCCGTACCCTGCTTGCCATGGGGTACTACCAAGCCCTGCCGAAGTCGATGGCGAAGATTTCGCCTCGCTACAAGTCGCCGGCAACAGCAACGTTCTGGGCTGCCGGAGCATCGATCGTGTTCTACATCGTGATGCGTCTGCTCAGTGAAAATGCGCTGTGGGATACGATCACGGCACTCGGCATGATGGTGTGCTTCTACTACGGCGTCACCGGTCTTGCTGCCGTGTGGTACTTCCGTAAGAGCTGGTTCACGAGCGTGCGTAACTTCTTCATGCGGCTGCTGCTGCCACTGCTCGGCGGCTTGTCGCTCATGTACATGTTCGTGCTCACCTGCGTTGACTCGATGAAACCCGACTACGGTTCGGGATCGGCAATCTTTGCTACCCACTACAACGCCGAAGGTATTGCTCAGGACGGTATCGGACTCGTCTTCGTGCTCGGTATCGGTGTGCTGCTGTTGGGTGTGATCATTATGATTGCGATGCGGTTCTACGACCCAACATTCTTCCGCGGTGAAACGATCGAGGTCTCGGAGTACGAACGCGACCAGGTCGAAGGCGTGGAGGTCCTACCCGAGTAG
- a CDS encoding universal stress protein: MPNAHVHRESVIVGYVADGRGYDALEFAGFFARHSSIDLIITMVMPQPNLYAGAHIGPFTPEDPILAEQVQAWTEEALRRIPEGVNARFELRYATGEAIGLLEAAEEYDASMIVVGAKASPLLRAFTIGSVANTLLHASPIPVALVPRGYEAPNEPVSRITGIYGAHPGSEVVIGRAVQRSVERKIPLRLLSLVQVDKTDPREQRDVSDEVREFGGRHLEEIAIGMLSSGKATIQIAEGESLEDAIRNVEWIDTEVAVLGSSRLAKHGSVFLGQRAHRILSALPVPAVVLPSSYQGPRHHESPTGALPIVVSDDD; this comes from the coding sequence ATGCCGAACGCCCACGTACATCGGGAAAGCGTGATTGTCGGGTATGTTGCCGACGGTCGCGGTTATGATGCGCTCGAGTTCGCCGGGTTCTTCGCGCGACACAGCAGCATCGATTTGATCATCACGATGGTGATGCCACAGCCGAACCTGTATGCAGGTGCGCATATTGGGCCGTTCACCCCAGAAGACCCGATCCTGGCGGAACAGGTGCAGGCGTGGACTGAGGAGGCGCTGCGGCGTATCCCCGAGGGGGTCAACGCTCGGTTTGAATTGCGATACGCAACCGGTGAAGCCATCGGCCTGCTCGAGGCTGCCGAAGAATACGACGCATCGATGATCGTGGTTGGTGCGAAGGCTTCGCCGCTGCTGAGGGCATTCACTATTGGGAGCGTCGCCAATACGCTGCTGCACGCTTCGCCGATCCCCGTGGCGTTGGTGCCGAGGGGGTACGAAGCCCCGAATGAACCCGTTTCGCGAATCACTGGCATTTACGGTGCTCACCCAGGGTCAGAAGTCGTCATTGGTCGTGCCGTACAACGTTCCGTGGAACGCAAGATACCGCTGCGCTTGCTTTCCCTCGTGCAGGTCGACAAGACCGACCCGCGGGAGCAACGCGATGTCAGTGACGAGGTCCGCGAGTTCGGTGGCCGGCACCTCGAAGAGATCGCCATCGGTATGCTCTCCTCAGGAAAGGCGACGATCCAGATTGCCGAGGGTGAGAGTCTCGAAGACGCCATCCGCAACGTCGAGTGGATTGACACCGAAGTTGCCGTGCTCGGTTCGAGTCGACTGGCAAAACATGGCAGTGTATTCCTTGGCCAGCGTGCTCACCGCATCCTGTCAGCCCTACCGGTGCCGGCGGTGGTGCTGCCCTCGAGCTACCAGGGGCCGCGCCACCACGAGAGCCCAACCGGTGCGCTACCGATTGTCGTGAGCGACGACGACTAG
- a CDS encoding TetR family transcriptional regulator produces MPTTRRPAGRPKTRILDRAVITSTARQLVTEYGIDGFTMTHLASELGVTPSAVYNHAESKLEILRWIEDAIMSEVDTTAFGALPWRDALRVWARSYRDIMAANFGLITLIATTEVRDSPQTVRMYEQVSGVLVDAGWPLASVVPFVTALESFIYGNAMNEFAPETIFDVGEHRDEAPTFASAVAALPDRDQHEINNELFDLGFDAIVEWSAGRLGIE; encoded by the coding sequence ATGCCCACCACTCGTAGACCCGCAGGTCGCCCCAAAACCCGCATCCTCGACCGTGCGGTGATCACCTCGACGGCTCGCCAATTGGTGACCGAATACGGTATCGATGGGTTCACGATGACGCACCTGGCGAGTGAGCTTGGCGTCACTCCGTCGGCGGTATACAACCACGCCGAGTCGAAGCTCGAGATCCTGCGCTGGATCGAAGACGCAATTATGAGCGAGGTCGACACCACGGCGTTTGGCGCACTCCCCTGGCGCGACGCCCTGCGGGTGTGGGCACGCAGCTACCGCGACATCATGGCGGCAAACTTCGGCTTGATCACCCTGATCGCCACCACTGAGGTCCGCGACTCACCGCAAACGGTGCGCATGTACGAACAGGTCTCCGGGGTGCTTGTGGATGCGGGCTGGCCGCTAGCATCGGTCGTCCCGTTTGTTACGGCACTGGAATCGTTTATTTACGGCAACGCGATGAACGAGTTTGCCCCCGAAACCATTTTTGATGTCGGTGAACACCGGGATGAGGCCCCCACCTTCGCGAGCGCCGTCGCGGCACTACCTGACCGTGACCAGCACGAGATCAACAATGAGCTCTTTGATCTCGGCTTCGACGCCATCGTCGAATGGAGCGCAGGGCGCCTCGGTATCGAATAG
- the gabT gene encoding 4-aminobutyrate--2-oxoglutarate transaminase, producing the protein MEFRLEQKRQIVTEIPGPKSQAFKADRDKYVSKSIGSSLPSYVEQADGAILRDVDGNQFIDFGSGIGVTTVGNSNPKVVRAVQDAAAAGTHLQINTAPYGSYIELCKRLTELAPGNFEKKAALFNTGAEALENAVKIARKYTGRQAIVVFEHAFHGRTNLTMAMTAKASPYKIGFGPFAPEVYRMPLSYPFRDPEGMTGEEAAKRTITMIEKQIGAENVAAIILEPVVGEGGFIVPADGFMKALVDFARENGIVYVSDEVQSGMARTGKWFASEWSGIEPDLITSAKGLGGGMPISAVIGRAEIMDAPQPGGIGGTYSGNPVSNASALATIEAYETEGLLDAAIRIEEIFREMLEPVVAEVGIVGEIRGRGAMLAIEFVKDGSKEPNPEAVKQIVADALKEGAMFLTCGTYGNVIRLLPPLVITEELLRDGLQVLIDAIRKAA; encoded by the coding sequence ATGGAGTTCCGTCTCGAGCAGAAGCGTCAGATCGTAACCGAGATTCCAGGCCCGAAGTCGCAGGCCTTCAAGGCTGACCGCGACAAGTACGTGAGCAAGTCGATCGGCTCGTCGCTCCCCAGCTACGTGGAGCAGGCCGACGGCGCCATCCTGCGTGACGTCGATGGCAACCAGTTCATCGACTTTGGTTCCGGTATTGGTGTAACCACGGTCGGTAACTCGAACCCGAAGGTCGTTAGGGCCGTTCAGGATGCAGCCGCTGCCGGTACTCACCTGCAGATCAACACCGCTCCGTACGGAAGCTACATCGAGCTGTGCAAGCGCCTGACCGAGCTTGCCCCAGGTAACTTCGAGAAGAAGGCCGCCCTGTTCAACACCGGCGCGGAAGCCCTCGAGAACGCAGTAAAGATTGCTCGCAAGTACACCGGCCGCCAGGCCATCGTGGTGTTCGAACACGCATTCCATGGCCGCACCAACCTCACCATGGCAATGACCGCGAAGGCATCGCCGTACAAGATCGGTTTCGGTCCGTTCGCTCCTGAGGTGTACCGCATGCCGCTGAGCTACCCCTTCCGCGACCCGGAAGGCATGACCGGCGAAGAGGCCGCCAAGCGCACCATCACCATGATCGAGAAGCAGATTGGTGCCGAGAACGTTGCTGCCATCATCCTCGAGCCCGTTGTTGGTGAAGGTGGCTTCATTGTTCCGGCCGACGGCTTCATGAAAGCCCTGGTCGACTTCGCCCGTGAGAACGGCATTGTGTACGTTTCGGATGAGGTCCAGTCCGGTATGGCACGTACCGGTAAGTGGTTCGCTTCGGAGTGGAGCGGTATCGAGCCCGACCTGATCACCTCGGCCAAGGGCCTCGGTGGCGGTATGCCGATCTCGGCAGTTATCGGTCGCGCCGAGATCATGGATGCCCCGCAGCCCGGCGGTATCGGCGGTACCTACAGCGGTAACCCGGTATCGAACGCTTCGGCGCTCGCCACGATCGAGGCATACGAGACCGAAGGCCTGCTCGACGCAGCGATCCGTATCGAAGAGATCTTCCGCGAAATGCTCGAACCGGTTGTGGCCGAGGTCGGCATCGTCGGTGAGATTCGTGGTCGCGGTGCGATGCTCGCCATCGAGTTCGTCAAGGACGGCTCGAAGGAGCCGAACCCTGAGGCCGTTAAGCAGATCGTTGCTGACGCGCTGAAGGAAGGCGCCATGTTCCTCACCTGTGGTACCTACGGCAACGTTATCCGTCTGCTGCCCCCGCTGGTTATCACCGAAGAGCTGCTCCGTGACGGCCTGCAGGTGCTCATCGACGCAATTCGCAAGGCTGCCTAA
- a CDS encoding PucR family transcriptional regulator, producing MSTTIAELLRVRKFGLRIRHGSAAAMQQRLDWATVSELVDPSPSLTGDELVLTAGVQLRSARACRTYVSAVAQAGCAGIGFGTGVSHEHIPQALLDAALEAGVAVLEVPLHISFADITRYIAETNVSARLASLESQYRRRHHLVELLLGDGGLDAMLQELGRQSNAHYAVSINGELISGTLEIDDDRVTGWDALPIALADSSQATLHASRPRDDSAVNTARSLVGLHISQEARRLYTARHEAGRVIEDLNRGKLSLSAAVSRLESYGLDAGGRYRTLVVTTQASSRDELGRILMPSGIDAPLTAMVHGKLVVLVPPDGTTGRLKAESISAACRAIGHTTRIGIGGVYPAADALRWGWLEATDALTRLNDGDEIGEAPPLSMASLILSAEGAPVGELAERILSPIETLDADQGTRLVETLETWITHSGAVAEVATALGTHRNTVRYRIAQIATLTGFDPRVTTDVVQLALALMARKLSPALRSASERKR from the coding sequence ATGTCCACGACAATCGCGGAGCTTCTGCGCGTACGAAAGTTCGGTCTACGCATCCGTCACGGCAGCGCCGCCGCCATGCAGCAGCGCCTCGACTGGGCGACCGTAAGTGAACTCGTTGACCCCTCCCCTTCGCTCACGGGTGACGAACTCGTGCTTACCGCCGGCGTGCAATTGCGTTCCGCGCGAGCATGCCGCACTTACGTTTCCGCGGTGGCCCAAGCAGGATGTGCGGGGATCGGCTTCGGCACCGGCGTCAGTCACGAGCACATTCCGCAGGCGTTATTGGATGCGGCCCTGGAGGCCGGCGTCGCGGTGCTGGAGGTGCCGCTACATATTTCCTTCGCCGACATCACTCGATACATCGCCGAAACGAATGTCAGCGCCCGACTCGCTTCCTTGGAATCCCAATACCGTCGCCGCCACCACCTGGTGGAGTTGCTGCTCGGCGATGGCGGCCTAGATGCCATGCTGCAAGAACTCGGCCGACAATCGAATGCACACTACGCGGTTTCCATCAACGGTGAGCTCATTTCGGGCACGCTTGAAATCGATGATGATCGTGTGACCGGATGGGATGCGCTCCCCATCGCGCTTGCCGACTCCAGTCAGGCGACACTGCACGCATCCCGCCCTCGCGATGACTCTGCGGTCAACACGGCCCGCTCGCTCGTCGGCCTGCACATTTCGCAGGAAGCCAGGCGGCTTTATACCGCTCGACACGAGGCCGGACGCGTTATTGAAGACCTCAACCGGGGCAAGCTCTCGCTCTCGGCAGCGGTCTCCCGACTCGAGAGTTACGGCCTGGATGCGGGCGGGCGGTATCGCACGCTCGTGGTCACCACGCAGGCATCGAGCCGGGACGAGCTCGGGCGGATTCTGATGCCATCGGGAATCGATGCTCCGCTGACCGCAATGGTGCACGGCAAACTCGTGGTGCTCGTACCGCCGGACGGCACCACCGGCCGGCTCAAGGCAGAGTCGATCAGTGCCGCATGCCGCGCGATTGGCCACACCACCCGCATTGGCATCGGCGGGGTCTACCCCGCCGCGGATGCGTTGCGCTGGGGGTGGTTGGAGGCAACGGATGCACTGACTCGGCTCAACGACGGTGATGAGATTGGTGAGGCGCCACCGCTGTCGATGGCCTCGCTTATCCTGAGTGCCGAAGGAGCACCGGTTGGTGAGCTTGCCGAACGCATCCTCTCCCCGATTGAGACGCTCGACGCAGACCAGGGCACTCGCTTAGTTGAGACCCTCGAGACCTGGATCACGCACTCCGGGGCTGTCGCCGAAGTGGCCACTGCACTGGGAACACACCGCAATACCGTGCGCTATCGAATCGCGCAGATTGCAACACTCACCGGCTTTGACCCGCGAGTCACCACCGATGTAGTGCAGCTCGCGCTAGCGTTGATGGCTCGCAAGCTGTCACCGGCGTTGCGATCCGCTAGTGAACGCAAGCGTTAG